The following are from one region of the Desulfuromonadales bacterium genome:
- the lpxB gene encoding lipid-A-disaccharide synthase → MLVSTAPRRALIVTGEASGDLHGANLIRAAREIDPGLSFFGVGGSRMAAAGCEILIAGEELAVMGLVEVIEHFPVILRAFNRLKALLRGPDRPAVLILIDFPDFNLRLAREAKKAGVPVLYFVSPQVWAWRRGRVHKIARVVDRLAAIFPFEPAFYHGLDIEVEYVGNPLLDEAKVECGRNEFRRRIGLDPARPVVGLFPGSRRNELKYNFDAILGAAELIHRRHPEACFLLPIAPSLAPEEIARRMAGCSLPITLVQESIYDVANACDAVLTVSGTVTLQVALVGTPMAILYRMAPVTYAIGRRLVKVPHIGLANIVAGEGVVREFVQDDATAENLAAEIIKILEEPGYEQSIRAGLSRVRERMGEPGCSARVARMASVMSRGTLTEDTP, encoded by the coding sequence GTGTTGGTTTCCACTGCGCCACGTCGGGCGCTGATCGTCACCGGCGAGGCTTCCGGCGACCTCCATGGCGCCAACCTGATCCGGGCGGCCCGGGAGATCGATCCGGGCCTTTCCTTCTTTGGGGTCGGCGGCAGCCGGATGGCGGCGGCGGGTTGCGAAATACTCATTGCCGGGGAAGAGCTGGCAGTGATGGGACTGGTGGAGGTGATCGAGCATTTTCCGGTGATCCTTCGAGCGTTCAACCGTCTCAAGGCCCTGCTGCGCGGTCCTGACCGTCCCGCTGTGCTGATCCTCATCGATTTCCCCGATTTCAATCTGCGGCTTGCCAGAGAAGCGAAGAAGGCCGGCGTACCCGTGCTTTACTTCGTCAGCCCGCAAGTATGGGCGTGGCGGCGTGGTCGGGTGCATAAAATTGCCCGGGTGGTCGACCGCCTGGCGGCTATTTTCCCCTTTGAACCGGCTTTCTACCACGGGCTCGACATCGAGGTGGAATACGTCGGCAATCCCCTGCTCGACGAGGCGAAAGTCGAGTGCGGCCGCAATGAATTCCGGCGCCGCATCGGGCTAGACCCAGCCCGACCGGTGGTCGGGCTTTTCCCAGGCAGCCGGCGCAACGAGTTGAAATACAATTTCGACGCCATCCTCGGGGCGGCCGAACTGATCCACCGGCGCCATCCCGAGGCCTGCTTTCTGTTGCCAATCGCCCCCTCTCTGGCCCCCGAGGAGATTGCCAGGCGGATGGCCGGTTGCTCTCTTCCCATCACCCTGGTTCAGGAGAGCATCTACGATGTGGCCAATGCATGCGATGCGGTGCTCACCGTCTCCGGGACGGTGACCCTGCAGGTCGCCCTGGTCGGCACGCCGATGGCGATTCTCTACCGGATGGCGCCGGTGACCTACGCCATCGGTCGTCGCCTGGTGAAGGTGCCGCACATCGGCCTGGCCAATATCGTGGCCGGCGAAGGGGTAGTCCGTGAATTCGTACAGGATGATGCCACTGCCGAGAATCTTGCCGCCGAGATTATAAAAATTCTGGAAGAACCCGGATACGAGCAGAGCATCCGTGCGGGGCTGTCCCGGGTGCGGGAGCGCATGGGTGAGCCGGGTTGCTCAGCTCGGGTTGCCCGCATGGCCTCGGTGATGAGCCGGGGAACTTTAACCGAGGATACTCCATAA